The Brachyhypopomus gauderio isolate BG-103 chromosome 17, BGAUD_0.2, whole genome shotgun sequence genome includes a window with the following:
- the dnal1 gene encoding dynein axonemal light chain 1 isoform X2 produces MEEKSGEKAGEAKEVKLYGQSPPIEKMDASLSTLINCEKLSLSTNCIEKIANLNGLKNLKILSLGRNIIKNLSGLEAVGDTLEELWISYNFIEKLKGIHVMKKLRVLYISNNLVKEWGEFVKLADLPSLVDLVFVGNPLEEKYSAESTWIEEATRRLPNLKKLDGIPVIKHEEEDGEGET; encoded by the exons ATG GAGGAGAAGTCAGGAGAGAAAGCTGGTGAGGCTAAAGAAGTGAAGCTATATGGTCAAAGCCCTCCAATTGAAAAAATGGATGCATCTCTCTCAACCCTTATCAATTGCGA GAAACTGTCACTGTCAACAAACTGCATTGAAAAAATAGCCAATTTGAATGGGTTAA AAAACCTCAAGATATTGTCACTGGGTCGAAATATCATCAAGAATCTTAGTGGCCTA GAGGCAGTAGGGGACACGTTGGAGGAACTATGGATTTCATACAACTTCATAGAGAAACTGAAGGGAATCCATGTCATGAAGAAGCTCAGAGTCCTGTACATATCTAATAATTTGGTGAAGGAGTGGG GGGAATTTGTGAAGCTTGCAGACCTTCCATCACTGGTAGACCTGGTCTTTGTGGGGAATCCTTTAGAAGAAAAGTACTCTGCTGAAAGCACCTGGATAGAGGAGGCCACAAGGAGGTTACCAAATCTAAAAAAGCTTGATG GTATCCCAGTGATAAAGCATGAAGAggaagatggagagggagagacttaA
- the tedc1 gene encoding tubulin epsilon and delta complex protein 1 isoform X1 — translation MHPEKNVKVKEVITTLLKLLSAVGVEPIPTAETFRRGKFDKAEAAQDLWKLLNSLLMKVFEHDHECKDAVYSDLDAQFRFVSSALWQSGYRSWWVASPRACGSRHGVGSRDLLLALGWVMASGNLLESLLGDKVLELDVLSSASRGISCLEDMALDLCACGMDGASGGDDVRRLQWQYGKLRLQWRSLIAAQQEQVKLTHKVFSSLGTSSISGAGIVDVPDIRGSTALDKDLERIQCLSEILEAYLGWKVVEPLFWCWMDSVIDGYLSGGCKEGPTDMTQRAQSVTCSCSHDDKATRSVRRLDEMLRQLRRMEPAADTRGRRTVATQLSHEQKEGVERRVSTCLQGLFLAHTPTATAGGFIPHFNEPQASRTTRKPHSSDPGQAVASGKLQASSAIRELRDRKAVLEWELELLRRSQREKMEATASAQEGLVFVPPLKR, via the exons ATGCACCCCGAGAAGAATGTTAAAGTTAAAGAAGTAATCACAACGCTTTTAAAACTTCTCTCGGCTGTTGGCGTCGAGCCGATACCAACCGCTGAGACGTTTAGGAGAGGCAAGTTCGACAAGGCGGAGGCG GCACAAGACTTGTGGAAGTTACTCAATAGTCTCCTGATGAAAGTGTTTGAACATGACCATGAATGCAAAGATGCCGTATACTCTGATTTAG ATGCACAGTTCAGATTTGTGAGCAGTGCTCTGTGGCAGAGCGGTTATAGGAGCTGGTGGGTGGCCAGTCCCCGGGCCTGTGGGAGCAGACATGGCGTTGGGAGCAGAGACTTATTGCTGGCCCTCGGCTGGGTGATGGCTTCAGGGAACTTGCTAGAATCCCTGCTAGGGGATAAAGTTCTAGAATTAGATGTTCTCTCATCTGCATCTAGA GGTATATCTTGTTTGGAGGACATGGCACTGGACTTATGTGCATGTGGCATGGATGGAGCATCAGGGGGAGACGACGTGAGGCGACTGCAGTGGCAGTATGGTAAACTGAGACTGCAGTGGAGGAGTCTCATAGCAGCCCAGCAAGAGCAAGTCAAGCTTACCCACAAG GTCTTCTCCAGCCTTGGGACCTCCTCCATATCTGGGGCCGGTATTGTTGATGTTCCTGATATCAGAGGATCTACTGCTCTTGACAAG GATCTGGAGCGCATACAGTGCTTGAGTGAAATACTGGAGGCGTATCTGGGATGGAAGGTCGTGGAGCCGTTGTTCTGGTGCTGGATG GACAGTGTGATCGATGGCTACCTTTCAGGAGGGTGCAAGGAGGGGCCCACTGATATGACACAAAGGGCCCAGAGTGTCACATGCAGCTGTTCCCACGACGACAAGGCCACAAGATCTGTCAGACGTCTAGACGAGATGCTGCGCCAACTCAGACGAATGGAGCCGGCTGCAGACACACGG GGCAGGCGCACAGTAGCAACCCAGCTCTCCCATGAGCAGAAAGAGGGTGTGGAAAGGAGAGTGTCCACCTGCTTACAAGGCCTGTTTCTAGCTCACACCCCCACAGCCACAGCGGGAGGCTTCATACCACACTTCAATGAGCCACAGGCCTCCAGGACAACTCGCAAGCCCCACAGCAGCGACCCAGGTCAGGCAGTGGCCTCAGGAAAGCTCCAGGCTTCGTCAGCGATAAGGGAGTTGAGGGACAGGAAGGCCGTGCTGGAGTGGGAACTGGAACTGCTCAGGCGCAGCCagagagagaagatggaggCCACTGCCAGTGCACAGGAGGGACTGGTGTTTGTGCCACCACTCAAGAGATGA
- the dnal1 gene encoding dynein axonemal light chain 1 isoform X1 yields the protein MAKTTTIKEALVKWEEKSGEKAGEAKEVKLYGQSPPIEKMDASLSTLINCEKLSLSTNCIEKIANLNGLKNLKILSLGRNIIKNLSGLEAVGDTLEELWISYNFIEKLKGIHVMKKLRVLYISNNLVKEWGEFVKLADLPSLVDLVFVGNPLEEKYSAESTWIEEATRRLPNLKKLDGIPVIKHEEEDGEGET from the exons ATG GCAAAAACAACAACTATTAAAGAGGCCTTGGTAAAATGG GAGGAGAAGTCAGGAGAGAAAGCTGGTGAGGCTAAAGAAGTGAAGCTATATGGTCAAAGCCCTCCAATTGAAAAAATGGATGCATCTCTCTCAACCCTTATCAATTGCGA GAAACTGTCACTGTCAACAAACTGCATTGAAAAAATAGCCAATTTGAATGGGTTAA AAAACCTCAAGATATTGTCACTGGGTCGAAATATCATCAAGAATCTTAGTGGCCTA GAGGCAGTAGGGGACACGTTGGAGGAACTATGGATTTCATACAACTTCATAGAGAAACTGAAGGGAATCCATGTCATGAAGAAGCTCAGAGTCCTGTACATATCTAATAATTTGGTGAAGGAGTGGG GGGAATTTGTGAAGCTTGCAGACCTTCCATCACTGGTAGACCTGGTCTTTGTGGGGAATCCTTTAGAAGAAAAGTACTCTGCTGAAAGCACCTGGATAGAGGAGGCCACAAGGAGGTTACCAAATCTAAAAAAGCTTGATG GTATCCCAGTGATAAAGCATGAAGAggaagatggagagggagagacttaA
- the tedc1 gene encoding tubulin epsilon and delta complex protein 1 isoform X2: protein MKVFEHDHECKDAVYSDLDAQFRFVSSALWQSGYRSWWVASPRACGSRHGVGSRDLLLALGWVMASGNLLESLLGDKVLELDVLSSASRGISCLEDMALDLCACGMDGASGGDDVRRLQWQYGKLRLQWRSLIAAQQEQVKLTHKVFSSLGTSSISGAGIVDVPDIRGSTALDKDLERIQCLSEILEAYLGWKVVEPLFWCWMDSVIDGYLSGGCKEGPTDMTQRAQSVTCSCSHDDKATRSVRRLDEMLRQLRRMEPAADTRGRRTVATQLSHEQKEGVERRVSTCLQGLFLAHTPTATAGGFIPHFNEPQASRTTRKPHSSDPGQAVASGKLQASSAIRELRDRKAVLEWELELLRRSQREKMEATASAQEGLVFVPPLKR, encoded by the exons ATGAAAGTGTTTGAACATGACCATGAATGCAAAGATGCCGTATACTCTGATTTAG ATGCACAGTTCAGATTTGTGAGCAGTGCTCTGTGGCAGAGCGGTTATAGGAGCTGGTGGGTGGCCAGTCCCCGGGCCTGTGGGAGCAGACATGGCGTTGGGAGCAGAGACTTATTGCTGGCCCTCGGCTGGGTGATGGCTTCAGGGAACTTGCTAGAATCCCTGCTAGGGGATAAAGTTCTAGAATTAGATGTTCTCTCATCTGCATCTAGA GGTATATCTTGTTTGGAGGACATGGCACTGGACTTATGTGCATGTGGCATGGATGGAGCATCAGGGGGAGACGACGTGAGGCGACTGCAGTGGCAGTATGGTAAACTGAGACTGCAGTGGAGGAGTCTCATAGCAGCCCAGCAAGAGCAAGTCAAGCTTACCCACAAG GTCTTCTCCAGCCTTGGGACCTCCTCCATATCTGGGGCCGGTATTGTTGATGTTCCTGATATCAGAGGATCTACTGCTCTTGACAAG GATCTGGAGCGCATACAGTGCTTGAGTGAAATACTGGAGGCGTATCTGGGATGGAAGGTCGTGGAGCCGTTGTTCTGGTGCTGGATG GACAGTGTGATCGATGGCTACCTTTCAGGAGGGTGCAAGGAGGGGCCCACTGATATGACACAAAGGGCCCAGAGTGTCACATGCAGCTGTTCCCACGACGACAAGGCCACAAGATCTGTCAGACGTCTAGACGAGATGCTGCGCCAACTCAGACGAATGGAGCCGGCTGCAGACACACGG GGCAGGCGCACAGTAGCAACCCAGCTCTCCCATGAGCAGAAAGAGGGTGTGGAAAGGAGAGTGTCCACCTGCTTACAAGGCCTGTTTCTAGCTCACACCCCCACAGCCACAGCGGGAGGCTTCATACCACACTTCAATGAGCCACAGGCCTCCAGGACAACTCGCAAGCCCCACAGCAGCGACCCAGGTCAGGCAGTGGCCTCAGGAAAGCTCCAGGCTTCGTCAGCGATAAGGGAGTTGAGGGACAGGAAGGCCGTGCTGGAGTGGGAACTGGAACTGCTCAGGCGCAGCCagagagagaagatggaggCCACTGCCAGTGCACAGGAGGGACTGGTGTTTGTGCCACCACTCAAGAGATGA